A section of the Festucalex cinctus isolate MCC-2025b chromosome 7, RoL_Fcin_1.0, whole genome shotgun sequence genome encodes:
- the chd4b gene encoding chromodomain-helicase-DNA-binding protein 4 isoform X1 — MSGSDDDRDDFGANEEHSLLHDDEAEDVMSDVEEAPKSKKKKKAKKSSRESRSNKRQRAVREELPLSSPEHLIGGDATERDPDEVVLRSDSDGSDYAPGRKKKKRSSSTKDKKKSSASAEKGGSSKSKRKDPEPDDDDDDDDDCQPKSSSQMLEAWGMKDIDHVFTQEDYNSLTNYKAFSQFVRPLIAAKNPKIAVSKMMTLMMAKWREFSTNNPHKGSASANAALAAANVAAAVENMVVAGPDRAADGGSAPTDAAAATAQTPPAAPAAAPPPPPPPLRKAKTKEGKGPNARKKSKSKVQPKPKPKKVAPLKIKLGGLNSKRKRSSSDEDEPDADSDFDESNFSVSEGSNRSSRSKKKSKSAKKKKKVETEDGDGYETDHQDYCEVCQQGGEIILCDTCPRAYHMVCLDPDMEKAPEGKWSCPHCEKEGIQWEAREDLSDAEVDDEDDRQDDGAEEEDDHHIEYCRVCKDGGELLCCDTCPSSYHIHCLNPPLPEIPNGEWICPRCKCPPMKGKVQKVITWRWGELPSPTPVPRPADLPADAPDPPPLVGRREREFFVKWCNMSYWHCSWVLELQLELNCQVMFRNYQRKTDMDDPPPVDFGGEGDDDKSTKRKNKDPLFVHMEAEFYRYGVKMEWLMIHRILNHSVDRKGNVHYLIKWRDLAYDQSTWENEDMDIPEFDLYKQTYWNHRELMIGDEGRPGKKLKKPVKIKKTERPPANPVVDPTIKFDRQPDYLDSTGGTLHPYQLEGLNWLRFSWAQATDTILADEMGLGKTVQTAVFLYSLYKEGHSKGPFLVSAPLSTIINWEREFEMWAPDMYVVTYVGDKDSRAVIRENEFSFEGNAIRGGKKASKMKKDSTVKFHVLLTSYELITIDQAVLGSIEWACLVVDEAHRLKNNQSKFFRVLNNYPLQHKLLLTGTPLQNNLEELFHLLNFLTPERFNNLEGFLEEFADIAKEDQIKKLHDMLGPHMLRRLKADVFKHMPSKTELIVRVELSPMQKKYYKFILTRNFEALNTRGGGNQVSLLNVVMDLKKCCNHPYLFPAAATEAPKLPNGMYEGLALTKASGKLMLLHKMMKKLKEGGHRVLVFSQMTKMLDLLEDFLENEGYKYERIDGGVTGNMRQEAIDRFNAPGAPQFAFLLSTRAGGLGINLASADTVIIYDSDWNPHNDIQAFSRAHRIGQNRKVMIYRFVTKASVEERITQVAKKKMMLTHLVVRPGLGSKTGSMSKQELDDILKFGTEELFKDEAGEGDNKEDDSSVIHYDDQAIDRLLDRNQDATDDTEIQSMNEYLSSFKVAQYVVKDEEDEEEEVEREVIKQEESVDPDYWEKLLRHHYEQQQEDLARNLGKGKRTRKPVNYNDGSQEDRGIRQDWQEDQSDNQSDYSVASEEGDEDFDERAEANARRPSRKGLRNDRDKPLPPLLARVGGNIEVLGFNARQRKAFLNAVMRYGMPPQDAFTNQWLVRDLRGKSEKEFKAYVSLFMRHLCEPGADGAETFADGVPREGLSRQHVLTRIGVMSLIRKKVQEFEHVNGQWSMPWMAELEENKRAAALAAGEDPKTPSSGTPADTQPNTPVPEDLSRSEDKEDIKKDAEDTKLARNANDPEIIEIPDESDKSPASENKDDDPAGKEDKEKETRGGDEGNEPDDLSKGREEKSDKGAPPDLKGEGTEGKTDEEDRSKTEEAKDEKMDTEKDQQEDKDGVKPEESSRLQNGDNTREAALSMLNVSEEKRKASKQRFMFNIADGGFTELHSLWQNEERAATVTKKTFEIWHRRHDYWLLAGIIQHGYARWQDVQNDVRFAILNEPFKGEMSRGNFLEIKNKFLARRFKLLEQALVIEEQLRRAAYLNMTEDPAHPSMALNTRFSEVECLAESHQHLSKESMSGNKPANAVLHKVLKQLEELLSDMKADVTRLPATIARIPPVAVRLQMSERNILSRLASRGPEVSAQNQSQSVQQLQVSR; from the exons ATGTCAGGCAGCGACGATGACAGGGACGACTTCGGGGCCAACGAGGAGCACTCGCTACTCCACG ACGACGAAGCCGAGGACGTCATGTCCGACGTGGAAGAGGCTCCCAagtccaagaagaagaagaaggccaAGAAGAGCAGCAGGGAGAGCAGAAGCAACAAGAGGCAGAGAGCCGTCAGAGAG GAGTTGCCGCTGAGCTCTCCCGAGCACCTAATCGGAGGCGATGCAACGGAGAGGGACCCGGATGAGGTCGTCCTGCGCTCGGACAGTGACGGAAGCGACTACGCCCCagggaggaagaagaaaaaacgctCCAGCTCCACCAAAGACAAGAAGAAATCCAGCGCGTCTGCGGAGAAAGGGGGCTCATCCAAGAGCAAACGCAAAGATCCGGAGccggatgatgatgacgatgacgatgatgactgCCAG CCGAAAAGCTCTTCCCAGATGCTGGAGGCCTGGGGAATGAAAGACATCGACCACGTCTTTACTCAGGAAGACTACAACTCCCTCACCAACTACAAGGCCTTCAGTCAGTTTGTCAG GCCCTTGATTGCAGCCAAGAACCCCAAAATCGCTGTGTCCAAGATGATGACTTTAATGATGGCCAAATGGAGGGAGTTTAGCACAAACAACCCTCATAAG GGCTCGGCGTCCGCCAACGCAGCCCTGGCGGCCGCCAACGTGGCTGCAGCGGTGGAGAACATGGTGGTGGCTGGGCCAGACAGAGCGGCCGACGGTGGTAGCGCACCCACCGACGCCGCCGCTGCTACTGCTCAGACGCCGCCCGCTGCTCCGGCGGcagccccgccgccgccgccgccacctctcCGCAAGGCTAAAACCAAAGAAGGCAAAG GCCCTAACGCCCGTAAAAAGTCCAAGTCTAAAGTTCAACCAAAGCCCAAACCCAAGAAGGTGGCTCCACTCAAGATCAAACTGGGAGGCCTGAACAGCAAGAGGAAGCGCTCATCT AGTGACGAGGATGAGCCCGATGCCGACAGCGACTTTGACGAGAGCAACTTCTCCGTGTCAGAAGGCTCCAACCGCAGCAGCCGCAGCAAGAAGAAGTCCAAGAGtgccaagaaaaagaaaaaag TGGAGACGGAGGATGGTGACGGCTACGAGACGGACCACCAGGACTACTGTGAGGTGTGCCAGCAGGGAGGAGAGATCATTCTGTGCGACACCTGCCCCAGGGCTTATCACATGGTCTGCTTGGACCCTGACATGGAGAAGGCACCCGAGGGCAAGTGGAGTTGCCCGCATTGT GAGAAGGAGGGCATCCAGTGGGAGGCCAGGGAAGACCTCTCTGACGCCGAAGTGGACGACGAGGACGACAGGCAGGACGACGGCGCCGAGGAAGAGGACGACCACCACATCGAGTATTGCAGGGTGTGCAAGGACGGAGGGGAGCTTCTTTGCTGCGACACTTGCCCCTCGTCCTATCACATCCACTGTCTCAACCCGCCCCTCCCCGAGATCCCCAACGGCGAGTGGATCTGCCCCCGATGCAAG TGCCCACCAATGAAGGGTAAAGTCCAGAAGGTTATAACATGGCGTTGGGGTGAGCTGCCTTCCCCCACGCCCGTCCCCCGGCCCGCTGACCTGCCTGCTGACGCTCCTGATCCCCCACCGTTGGTTGGCCGCAGGGAGAGGGAGTTCTTTGTAAAATGGTGCAATATGTCCTATTGGCACTGCTCATGGGTGCTGGAGCTACAG TTGGAGCTGAACTGCCAGGTGATGTTCCGCAACTACCAGAGGAAGACCGACATGGACGATCCGCCGCCCGTGGACTTTGGCGGCGAGGGCGACGACGACAAGAGCACCAAGAGGAAGAACAAAGATCCTCTCTTTGTCCACATGGAGGCGGAGTTCTACCGCTACGGAGTCAAGATGGAGTGGCTGATGATCCACCGCATCCTCAACCACAG TGTGGACAGGAAAGGTAACGTGCACTACCTGATCAAATGGCGAGATCTGGCCTACGACCAGTCGACGTGGGAGAACGAAGACATGGACATCCCAGAGTTTGACCTTTACAAGCAGACTTATTGGAATCACAG AGAATTAATGATTGGTGATGAGGGCAGACCCGGTAAGAAGCTGAAGAAGCCTGTCAAAATTAAGAAGACGGAGCGTCCACCTGCTAACCCAGTGGTAGAT CCTACAATCAAGTTTGACCGTCAGCCCGACTACCTGGACAGCACCGGGGGCACTCTTCACCCCTACCAGCTGGAGGGCTTGAACTGGCTCAGGTTTTCTTGGGCACAGGCCACCGACACCATCCTTGCCGATGAAATGGGCTTAGGCAAGACTGTCCAGACCGCCGTCTTCCTCTACTCTCTTTACAAAGAG GGTCACTCCAAAGGTCCCTTCCTGGTTAGCGCACCACTTTCCACCATCATCAACTGGGAGCGAGAGTTCGAGATGTGGGCCCCGGACATGTACGTGGTCACGTATGTTGGTGACAAGGACAGCAGGGCTGTCATCCGCGAGAACGAGTTCTCCTTCGAAGGGAACGCCATCCGAGGTGGGAAAAAGGCATCCAAGATGAAG AAAGACTCGACAGTTAAGTTTCATGTCCTGCTGACATCCTATGAGCTGATTACCATTGACCAGGCTGTGCTTGGCTCCATTGAATGGGCCTGTCTGGTGGTGGACGAGGCTCACAGGCTGAAAaacaaccagtccaag TTCTTCCGAGTGTTGAACAACTACCCACTGCAACACAAGCTGCTGCTGACCGGCACGCCTCTTCAGAATAACCTGGAGGAGCTCTTCCACTTGCTTAACTTCCTGACTCCGGAGAGATTCAA CAACTTGGAAGGCTTCTTGGAGGAATTTGCCGACATAGCCAAAGAGGACCAGATCAAGAAGCTCCACGACATGCTGGGCCCGCACATGCTCAGGAGGCTGAAGGCTGACGTCTTCAAACACATGCCATCCAAGACTGAACTCATTGTCAGAGTGGAGCTTAGCCCCATGCAGAA GAAATACTACAAGTTTATTTTAACGCGGAATTTCGAGGCCTTGAACACCCGCGGAGGAGGAAACCAGGTCTCTCTGCTGAATGTGGTGATGGATCTGAAAAAGTGCTGCAATCATCCATACCTCTTTCCTGCTGCTGCCACC GAGGCCCCAAAACTTCCAAACGGCATGTATGAGGGCTTGGCTCTGACCAAGGCGTCTGGCAAGCTGATGCTCTTGCACAAGATGATGAAGAAGCTGAAGGAAGGAGGTCACAGAGTGCTGGTTTTCTCGCAGATGACCAAAATGCTCGACTTGCTGGAGGACTTCCTGGAAAACGAGGGCTACAAATACGAGAGAATCGACGGCGGAGTCACCGGCAACATGCGGCAGGAAGCCATTGACCGCTTTAATG ctCCTGGTGCTCCCCAGTTTGCCTTTCTCCTCTCAACTCGAGCAGGAGGTTTGGGTATCAATCTTGCTTCTGCAGACACCGTTATCATCTATGACTCTGACTGGAACCCTCACAATGACATCCAG GCGTTCAGCAGAGCTCACCGTATTGGCCAGAACAGGAAGGTGATGATCTATCGTTTTGTGACCAAAGCGTCCGTAGAGGAGAGGATCACACAG gttgcaaagaaaaaaatgatgctCACCCACTTGGTTGTGCGACCCGGGCTCGGCTCCAAGACTGGTTCCATGTCCAAGCAGGAACTGGACGATATCCTCAAATTTGGAACCGAGGAGTTGTTTAAGGATGAGGCTGGAGAAG GGGATAACAAGGAGGACGACAGCAGCGTGATCCACTACGACGACCAAGCCATCGATCGTTTGCTGGACCGGAACCAGGACGCCACAGACGACACTGAGATTCAGAGCATGAACGAATACCTCAGCTCCTTTAAAGTTGCCCAGTACGTGGTCAAAGACGAGGAAGATGAG GAGGAGGAAGTGGAACGGGAAGTGATCAAGCAGGAGGAAAGCGTCGACCCCGACTACTGGGAGAAGCTGCTTCGTCATCACTATGAGCAGCAGCAAGAGGATCTGGCCCGCAATCTGGGCAAAGGCAAACGAACTCGAAAGCCGGTTAACTACAATGACGGTTCTCAGGAGGACCGAGGTATAAGACAGG ATTGGCAAGAGGACCAATCCGACAACCAGTCTGATTACTCGGTGGCGTCGGAGGAGGGCGACGAGGACTTCGACGAGCGTGCTGAAG CAAACGCCCGACGGCCGAGCCGCAAAGGGTTAAGAAACGACCGGGACAAGCCTCTGCCTCCGCTCCTGGCCCGAGTGGGAGGAAACATCGAG GTTCTGGGCTTCAACGCACGGCAGAGGAAGGCTTTCCTGAATGCGGTGATGCGCTACGGGATGCCTCCGCAGGATGCCTTCACCAACCAGTGGCTTGTCAGGGACCTTCGAGGGAAGTCCGAGAAGGAATTCaa GGCTTACGTGTCTCTGTTCATGAGGCACCTGTGTGAGCCGGGAGCCGATGGAGCTGAGACTTTTGCGGATGGCGTCCCACGTGAGGGTCTGTCCAGGCAACATGTGCTCACTCGCATTGGTGTTATGTCCCTCATAAGGAAAAAG GTGCAGGAATTTGAGCACGTGAATGGTCAGTGGTCCATGCCTTGGATGGCAGAACTGGAAGAAAACAAGAGGGCGGCCGCTTTGGCCGCGGGCGAAGATCCCAAGACCCCTTCGAGTGGGACGCCTGCGGATACGCAACCGAACACTCCTGTGCCAG AGGATCTATCAAGATCAGAGGACAAAGAGGACATTAAGAAGGATGCGGAGGACACCAAATTAGCCAGAAATGCAAACGATCCAGAG ATTATTGAAATCCCAGACGAGTCCGACAAGTCGCCAGCCTCTGAAAACAAAGATGACGATCCTGCGGGGAAGGAGGACAAAGAGAAGGAGACGCGAGGTGGAGATGAAGGCAACGAGCCCGACGACCTGAGCAAGGGCCGAGAGGAGAAGAGTGACAAGGGTGCTCCTCCTGATCTCAAAGGTGAAGGAACAGAGGGCAAAACAGATGAGGAGGATCGATCTAAAA ctGAAGAGGCTAAAGATGAAAAGATGGACACGGAGAAAG ATCAACAAGAGGACAAAGATGGCGTGAAACCGGAGGAATCGAGCCGACTTCAGAATGGAGACAACACCAGAGAAGCAGCTTTGTCCATGCTGAATGTGAGTGAGGAGAAGAGGAAAGCCAGCAAGCAGAGGTTCATGTTCAACATAGCAGACGGCGGGTTCACAG AGCTTCACTCCCTCTGGCAGAATGAGGAGAGGGCAGCGACCGTCACTAAGAAGACCTTTGAGATTTGGCACCGTCGTCACGACTACTGGCTCCTAGCTGGCATCATACA ACACGGCTACGCTCGATGGCAGGACGTGCAGAACGACGTAAGGTTCGCCATCCTCAACGAGCCCTTCAAGGGGGAAATGAGCAGGGGCAACTTCCTGGAGATCAAGAACAAGTTCCTGGCACGCAGGTTCAAG TTACTAGAGCAGGCGTTAGTAATCGAGGAGCAGCTACGCCGCGCGGCCTACctcaacatgacggaggacccgGCCCACCCCTCCATGGCGCTCAACACGCGCTTCAGCGAGGTGGAGTGTCTGGCCGAGTCCCACCAGCACCTCAGCAAGGAGTCCATGTCGGGAAACAAGCCAGCCAATGCAGTGCTGCATAAAG TTCTCAAACAGCTGGAGGAGCTGCTGAGCGACATGAAGGCGGACGTCACGCGCCTCCCGGCCACCATCGCCAGGATCCCGCCCGTGGCCGTGCGGCTGCAAATGTCCGAGAGGAACATCCTCAGCAGGCTGGCCAGCCGCGGGCCCGAGGTGAGCGCCCAGAACCAGTCGCAGAGCGTGCAGCAGTTGCAGGTTTCGCGCTGA